In the genome of Solibacillus silvestris, one region contains:
- a CDS encoding transcriptional regulator, translating to MKTRYDLPCNIAQTLNILGDRWTLLIIHELLIGETNFNDIKLKLPGLSANILSNRLKELEEAQIVQSELYSAHPPRYRYTLTEKGTALEHVFNSMIIWGADHLETCYKEIVGPDEQRVEVGYYSTETGKRVDTIHIRPLKTV from the coding sequence ATGAAAACACGTTATGACTTACCCTGTAACATTGCACAAACATTAAATATTTTGGGAGATCGTTGGACGCTTCTCATTATTCACGAACTGCTTATCGGCGAAACCAACTTTAATGATATTAAGCTCAAGCTTCCAGGTTTATCAGCGAATATTCTGTCAAATAGGTTAAAAGAATTGGAAGAAGCACAGATCGTTCAAAGCGAGCTATATTCCGCCCATCCCCCACGCTACCGTTATACATTAACCGAAAAAGGGACAGCCCTTGAGCATGTATTCAACTCCATGATTATATGGGGTGCTGATCATCTGGAAACCTGCTATAAAGAAATCGTCGGGCCTGATGAACAGCGTGTAGAAGTCGGTTATTATTCTACTGAAACAGGCAAACGCGTCGACACGATTCATATACGGCCATTAAAAACTGTCTAA
- a CDS encoding sulfonate ABC transporter permease, with protein sequence MAIVKKLSPITLGFLLLLLIWQAAIMIGGHQSALFPPPLKVGEALLAIISDGSLFAHIQISLFRFFTGYLIAVVAAILLGLILGRLPAVWKVLDPVVQVLRPVSPIAWSPFIVLWFGIGNMPAIVIIFIAAFFPVLLSTVSAVKKVDKTYLRIASNFEMSTFETMRKIILPASFPMIANGLHMALGSAWIFLVAGEMVGAQSGLGFLIVDARNSLSLDLVMACIVVIGVLGLLLDKGIHYFESWVNRIWGGAK encoded by the coding sequence ATGGCAATAGTGAAGAAATTGTCCCCGATTACACTTGGCTTTCTATTATTACTTCTCATATGGCAAGCTGCAATTATGATAGGTGGGCACCAGTCGGCACTTTTCCCTCCGCCTTTAAAAGTGGGGGAAGCATTACTGGCGATCATTTCCGATGGTTCGCTGTTTGCACATATACAAATTAGTTTATTTCGATTTTTCACAGGCTATCTGATCGCTGTCGTTGCAGCAATTTTGTTAGGGCTTATTTTAGGAAGGTTACCGGCCGTCTGGAAAGTGCTCGACCCGGTAGTTCAAGTATTGCGACCGGTTTCGCCGATTGCATGGTCACCGTTTATCGTTCTATGGTTCGGCATTGGCAATATGCCGGCGATCGTTATTATTTTTATCGCTGCATTTTTCCCGGTGTTATTGTCAACGGTATCCGCGGTAAAAAAAGTTGATAAAACGTATTTACGAATCGCATCAAATTTTGAAATGAGCACTTTTGAGACAATGCGGAAAATTATATTGCCGGCATCATTTCCAATGATCGCCAATGGGCTGCATATGGCATTAGGTTCAGCGTGGATTTTCCTCGTCGCTGGGGAAATGGTCGGAGCGCAATCGGGTTTAGGATTTTTAATTGTCGATGCACGAAATTCCTTAAGTCTAGATTTAGTTATGGCATGCATTGTTGTAATTGGGGTACTTGGTCTTTTACTCGACAAAGGCATTCATTATTTTGAAAGTTGGGTAAACCGCATTTGGGGAGGGGCCAAATAA
- a CDS encoding integrase — protein sequence MNQYTNEFLYKLIYSTIKATGLPIMLEEDHTGVNMSYNFITNVVSFDANRLVEAAGELSSIPFDQYVKTITLHELGHAIDRPALDASLTRTLDYFDMRDQYSTKEIFKNPDLLGMLIEEHQMNIAFEETAWANAENLNEKLLFIDQNTFEMIKNHSLSTYINNYEEDLAVYKQLLEQTELQPA from the coding sequence ATGAACCAATATACAAACGAATTTTTATATAAATTAATTTATTCCACTATTAAAGCTACAGGCCTCCCTATAATGTTGGAGGAGGATCATACCGGAGTAAATATGAGCTATAACTTTATAACAAATGTTGTTAGTTTTGATGCAAACCGTTTAGTGGAAGCAGCTGGCGAATTATCAAGCATTCCATTTGATCAATATGTAAAAACCATTACTCTTCATGAACTTGGTCACGCTATTGACCGTCCTGCACTAGATGCTTCTTTAACTAGAACCCTCGATTATTTTGATATGAGAGATCAATATTCTACTAAAGAAATTTTTAAAAATCCTGATTTATTAGGCATGTTAATAGAAGAACATCAAATGAACATTGCCTTTGAAGAAACCGCATGGGCTAACGCAGAAAACCTAAATGAAAAATTATTATTCATTGATCAAAATACATTTGAAATGATAAAAAATCATAGTCTTTCCACATATATTAATAATTATGAAGAAGATTTGGCAGTTTACAAACAGCTTCTGGAACAAACGGAGCTTCAGCCTGCTTAA
- a CDS encoding GNAT family acetyltransferase: protein MKKVTLIPQALRYAPEIHRLSQAPEVKNALGLPTQSVEDTENFIINTIMEESEGKTISRLILNEDDQLIGITTLMFIDQSNKQCHIGSWIAVDYWGQGYNLASKIELLKIAFEYLHLEVVFAGARTVNLRSQKAQEKLPFISLNVEQQFPEEHLLLEKRQKQPCILNAVFKDDFLNYLYSTQKERKI from the coding sequence ATGAAAAAAGTAACATTAATTCCACAAGCACTTCGTTATGCACCAGAAATTCATCGTTTATCGCAGGCACCCGAAGTAAAGAATGCACTCGGACTTCCGACACAATCTGTGGAAGATACGGAAAACTTTATTATTAATACTATAATGGAGGAATCAGAAGGGAAAACTATTTCCCGTTTAATTTTGAATGAAGATGACCAATTGATCGGAATTACGACATTGATGTTTATCGATCAGTCCAATAAACAATGCCATATCGGAAGCTGGATTGCAGTGGATTATTGGGGCCAAGGCTATAATCTGGCCTCCAAAATTGAACTTTTGAAAATAGCATTTGAATATTTACATCTTGAAGTAGTATTTGCCGGTGCACGTACAGTCAATTTGCGTTCTCAAAAAGCGCAGGAAAAACTTCCTTTCATATCTTTAAATGTCGAACAGCAATTTCCTGAAGAACATTTGCTGCTGGAAAAAAGGCAAAAGCAACCGTGTATTTTAAACGCTGTTTTTAAGGACGATTTTCTAAACTATTTATACTCAACACAAAAAGAACGGAAAATTTAG
- a CDS encoding carbon starvation protein CstA yields the protein MNAITLVIGAICILVIAYRFYGIFFTKKVLKINEDIPTPANEKNDGQDYVPTNRWVAFGHHFAAIAAAGPLVGPILAAQFGYLPGYLWLLIGAVIGGAVHDAVVLFASMTKGGKSLSEVMREELGPVAGFCTGLAMLFIITITMAGLSMVILGALAENPWGTFAVAATIPIAMLMGLINKFTGNLKISTILGVILLVGAVFYGPSIQGTWLGDVLTLDRETLSILLPIYAFFAAALPVWFLLAPRDYLSSFMKIGVFIALIIGVFIINPTIQFPAFIPEFLGGGPIVAGPVWPFVSITIACGAISGFHAFVGSGTTPKMLNRWDDIRVVGFGAMLVECVVGVMALIAATVLHPADYFAINSSPEAFAKLGMTVVDLPVLSEAIGMDLEGRTGGAVTLAVGMASIFSGVEWFSHLTAYFYQFVIMFEAVFILTAIDAGTRTARYLIQDFLGNVYKPLKKTDWLPGAIGASALACIMWGYLLNSGDIASVWALFGVSNQLMASIGLVCGVTFVLKVADKRIYALTCFIPLVYLYITVNVAGFWMVKNVYWNDMAGGYNILNGILSIIMLTLGLIIVITSVIKWRELWAHPRFTKQATAN from the coding sequence ATGAATGCGATCACATTAGTAATTGGGGCAATCTGTATTTTAGTAATTGCCTATCGTTTTTACGGAATTTTCTTTACAAAGAAAGTATTAAAGATTAACGAAGATATACCTACACCTGCAAATGAAAAAAATGACGGACAAGATTACGTGCCAACAAATCGTTGGGTAGCTTTTGGACATCACTTTGCAGCCATTGCCGCAGCAGGACCGCTAGTTGGACCAATTTTAGCCGCGCAATTCGGTTATTTACCGGGTTATCTTTGGTTATTAATTGGTGCTGTTATTGGGGGCGCCGTACACGATGCAGTTGTATTATTTGCTTCGATGACAAAAGGCGGGAAGTCATTATCGGAAGTTATGCGTGAAGAGCTTGGGCCTGTCGCTGGTTTTTGTACAGGATTAGCGATGCTGTTCATCATTACAATTACAATGGCCGGTTTATCAATGGTTATTTTAGGAGCTTTAGCAGAAAACCCTTGGGGAACATTTGCAGTTGCAGCAACGATTCCGATTGCCATGCTCATGGGTCTTATCAATAAATTCACAGGAAACTTAAAGATTTCAACAATACTTGGGGTCATTCTTCTCGTTGGGGCCGTTTTTTACGGACCGTCTATTCAAGGTACATGGCTAGGAGATGTATTAACATTAGATCGTGAAACTTTATCGATTCTATTGCCGATTTATGCGTTCTTTGCAGCTGCATTGCCAGTTTGGTTCTTACTTGCACCACGTGATTATTTGAGCAGTTTCATGAAGATAGGGGTATTTATTGCTTTAATCATTGGGGTGTTTATTATTAACCCTACAATTCAATTCCCTGCGTTTATTCCTGAATTCCTAGGAGGCGGTCCGATCGTTGCAGGTCCTGTGTGGCCATTCGTTTCGATTACAATTGCATGTGGAGCTATTTCCGGTTTCCATGCATTTGTAGGATCAGGTACTACGCCGAAAATGTTAAACCGTTGGGATGATATTCGCGTAGTTGGTTTTGGTGCTATGCTCGTAGAATGTGTCGTTGGGGTAATGGCACTGATCGCTGCAACTGTACTGCATCCGGCAGATTACTTTGCGATTAACTCATCACCTGAAGCATTCGCAAAATTGGGAATGACGGTTGTCGATTTACCGGTGCTGTCAGAAGCAATTGGTATGGATCTGGAGGGTCGTACTGGTGGTGCAGTAACACTTGCAGTCGGTATGGCATCCATTTTCTCTGGGGTAGAATGGTTTAGCCATTTAACCGCTTATTTCTATCAATTTGTTATTATGTTTGAAGCTGTATTTATTTTAACTGCAATTGACGCAGGTACACGTACAGCTCGTTACTTAATTCAAGACTTTTTAGGAAATGTTTATAAGCCGCTTAAAAAGACGGATTGGCTCCCAGGCGCAATTGGGGCAAGTGCATTGGCCTGTATTATGTGGGGATACTTATTAAATTCAGGGGATATTGCTTCTGTATGGGCATTATTCGGTGTGTCCAACCAGTTAATGGCCTCCATTGGTCTAGTATGCGGTGTAACATTCGTATTAAAAGTAGCGGATAAGCGTATTTATGCTTTAACTTGCTTTATTCCGTTAGTATATTTATATATTACGGTAAACGTAGCAGGATTCTGGATGGTGAAAAATGTTTACTGGAACGATATGGCTGGTGGCTACAATATTTTAAACGGTATTTTATCGATTATTATGCTTACACTAGGATTGATCATTGTTATTACATCAGTCATAAAATGGCGTGAACTATGGGCACATCCACGTTTTACAAAACAAGCTACTGCTAACTAA
- a CDS encoding general stress protein, producing the protein MANNNKRNQNQNDGQMTVQEAGRKGGEATSNNHGREFYEEIGRKGGEASSGNNQNGNNNNNGGKMSREEAGRKGGEASRRNNNSNNNNKKNNS; encoded by the coding sequence ATGGCTAATAACAACAAACGTAATCAGAATCAGAATGACGGACAAATGACGGTTCAAGAAGCGGGTCGTAAAGGCGGAGAAGCTACATCTAATAACCATGGTAGAGAATTTTATGAAGAAATCGGCCGTAAAGGCGGAGAAGCAAGCAGCGGAAACAACCAAAACGGTAATAATAACAATAATGGCGGCAAAATGAGCCGTGAAGAAGCTGGCCGCAAAGGCGGAGAAGCTAGCCGTAGAAACAATAACAGTAACAATAATAACAAAAAAAATAACTCATAA
- a CDS encoding molecular chaperone DnaK, translating into MLSEKQLTKLKRLLIEQKRELIGDVNTNENELIARASLRDSTDELSTIDNHPADLATELYDREKDMALKVHSDDLLGQIEAAFDRMNNGTYGVCAKCQTEIPYDRLQAIPYTAFCIEHSDAKTPAADRPVEEQLLHPAVDNSFSNREKDDELQDNEDSFQIVAQYGNSDTPADFEGDFDHYNDLYKDKDDEDMYSALEILHVSKDDFLQGQISKEYADEARKHDYLD; encoded by the coding sequence ATGCTTAGTGAAAAACAACTTACTAAATTAAAACGACTGCTCATCGAACAAAAAAGAGAACTAATTGGTGATGTCAACACTAATGAAAATGAACTTATTGCACGTGCCAGTTTAAGGGACTCTACAGATGAGCTCTCAACTATTGACAATCATCCCGCGGATTTAGCGACCGAATTATATGACCGTGAAAAAGATATGGCATTAAAAGTGCATAGTGATGACTTATTGGGCCAAATTGAAGCGGCATTTGATCGGATGAATAACGGTACATATGGAGTTTGTGCAAAATGCCAAACAGAAATCCCATATGATCGACTGCAAGCAATTCCGTATACGGCTTTTTGTATTGAGCATAGTGATGCAAAAACTCCTGCGGCAGATCGTCCGGTTGAAGAACAATTGCTCCATCCGGCTGTTGACAACTCCTTTTCAAATCGGGAAAAGGATGATGAGCTTCAAGATAACGAAGATTCCTTCCAAATCGTCGCACAGTATGGAAATTCCGATACACCAGCAGATTTTGAAGGAGATTTCGATCACTACAACGATTTATACAAAGATAAAGATGATGAAGATATGTATTCTGCACTGGAAATATTGCATGTTTCCAAGGACGATTTTCTGCAGGGGCAAATTTCCAAAGAATATGCAGATGAAGCACGAAAACACGATTATTTGGATTGA
- a CDS encoding acyl-CoA dehydrogenase: MALNKELLQRIIDEKLKPVVKKVDEQAHYAEDYILALSEAGFFQSANKEQSTLLQDEAAVVRETSKVCMTTAFCVWCHLAALTYLRNSDNKYLKQTILPELESGVKLGATGLSNAMKYYSGLEKLHLKAEETEEGYVINGTLPAVSNLGNRHYFGAVATVDSREVLVLVPTDIEGLEMNERLGFLGVNGSATYSCKFDHVVISKDFVISEDAKEFCDIIRPTFIYYQVPLGAGVIAAAVEGIEKVKAKQNGCNDYLKVQATELRDQYERINAELNNLAGNLTLKGIVNTRLQAVHDTLAAVQANMIHNGAAGYVAGSVPSRKLREAYFFANLTPTVRHLEKIKSSFA; encoded by the coding sequence ATGGCATTGAACAAAGAATTGTTACAACGAATCATCGATGAAAAACTGAAGCCCGTAGTGAAGAAGGTCGATGAGCAGGCACATTATGCAGAAGATTATATTTTAGCGCTAAGTGAGGCTGGTTTCTTCCAATCGGCAAATAAGGAGCAATCGACGCTATTACAGGATGAGGCAGCAGTTGTTCGTGAAACGTCAAAGGTTTGTATGACAACAGCGTTTTGTGTTTGGTGCCATTTAGCCGCATTAACTTATTTACGTAATAGTGACAATAAGTATTTAAAGCAAACGATATTACCGGAACTGGAAAGTGGCGTAAAGCTTGGTGCAACAGGATTATCAAATGCGATGAAGTATTATTCCGGATTAGAAAAACTCCATCTGAAGGCAGAAGAGACAGAAGAAGGCTATGTCATTAATGGAACGTTGCCAGCTGTATCCAACTTGGGGAACCGTCATTATTTTGGTGCAGTTGCGACAGTCGACAGTCGTGAAGTTTTGGTGCTTGTACCAACTGATATCGAAGGTCTTGAAATGAACGAACGACTTGGTTTCCTTGGAGTGAATGGCAGCGCGACATATTCATGTAAATTTGATCATGTCGTAATTTCGAAAGACTTTGTCATTTCCGAGGATGCAAAAGAATTTTGCGATATTATCCGCCCTACGTTTATTTATTATCAAGTTCCGCTTGGTGCAGGTGTAATTGCCGCAGCAGTTGAAGGTATTGAAAAAGTAAAGGCTAAGCAAAACGGCTGTAATGACTACTTAAAAGTACAGGCAACCGAACTGCGCGATCAATATGAAAGAATTAATGCAGAGTTGAACAATTTGGCAGGCAATTTGACACTGAAGGGAATTGTAAACACACGTCTCCAAGCTGTGCACGATACATTAGCTGCAGTACAGGCGAATATGATTCACAATGGAGCAGCCGGCTATGTTGCGGGAAGTGTTCCATCCCGCAAATTGCGTGAAGCATACTTCTTTGCCAACTTGACGCCAACAGTCCGACATCTGGAAAAAATTAAATCATCTTTTGCTTGA
- a CDS encoding ribonuclease J: MLNTENTLSIFALGGINEIGKNMYVIEYGQELVIVDCGGKFADQSLLGVDLIIPDLSYLEENKHKIKALVVTHGHEDHIGGIPYLLRKINMPIYASRFTLGLIELKLKEHKLLRNTELIEINAESKINFDQLSLTFFKTSHSIPDCLGIVFHTPEGKVIHTGDFKFDFTPVNDQPSDIHKMAALGTEGVLALISESTNAERPGFTPSEQVIGGHLDEEFQKATGKIFISTFASNVNRIQQIVEAAKKTNRKIVLLGRSMVNVTSVAMRLGNLDIPGWMLIEPRELKELPPERAVILCTGSQGEPLAALSRLSTGRNRDVKVVQGDTVIFAASPIPGNEKDVSKIVDNLFQLGAKVVYGNSSITGMHVSGHGYQEDLKMMLTLMKPKYFIPIHGEYRMLHIHRSLAEAVGVEKGHTFILKNGEIVDIKGGEARQTRAIPAGDTYVDGTGSDEVGEIVLRDRKQLSEDGMLVIVVTISKFDGSIISGPDSISRGFVYARESEGLINDINEIAQAAVENFKEANPFAMKKAIKHAVDQYIFTLKMKKPMILPIIIEI; encoded by the coding sequence TTGCTAAATACTGAAAATACACTATCCATTTTCGCACTAGGCGGCATTAATGAAATCGGAAAAAATATGTATGTCATTGAATATGGGCAAGAATTAGTTATCGTTGATTGTGGCGGGAAATTTGCAGATCAGAGTTTATTAGGTGTCGATTTGATAATCCCGGATTTAAGCTATTTGGAAGAAAATAAACATAAAATCAAAGCTTTAGTTGTAACGCATGGACATGAAGATCATATTGGCGGAATCCCATATTTGTTGAGAAAAATTAATATGCCAATTTATGCATCCAGATTTACCCTTGGGTTAATTGAGCTGAAACTAAAGGAGCACAAATTGCTCCGTAATACAGAATTAATTGAGATTAATGCAGAGTCAAAAATTAATTTTGACCAACTATCGCTCACTTTCTTTAAGACAAGTCACAGTATTCCTGACTGTTTAGGGATTGTTTTTCATACGCCTGAAGGGAAAGTCATTCATACAGGTGACTTTAAATTTGATTTCACACCCGTTAATGATCAACCATCAGATATTCATAAAATGGCAGCACTCGGTACAGAAGGGGTGCTCGCCCTCATATCCGAAAGTACAAACGCCGAACGTCCCGGATTTACACCATCCGAGCAAGTAATTGGAGGTCATTTGGATGAGGAATTTCAAAAAGCGACCGGAAAAATCTTCATTTCTACTTTTGCATCCAATGTAAATCGCATTCAGCAAATCGTTGAAGCAGCAAAAAAGACGAATCGGAAAATTGTTCTTCTAGGTCGCAGCATGGTCAATGTTACGTCTGTTGCGATGCGACTGGGCAACTTGGACATTCCAGGCTGGATGCTTATCGAGCCAAGAGAATTAAAAGAGTTACCGCCGGAACGGGCAGTAATATTATGTACAGGAAGCCAAGGGGAGCCATTAGCTGCGCTTTCCCGACTCTCAACTGGTCGTAATCGGGATGTTAAAGTTGTGCAAGGCGATACGGTTATTTTCGCAGCTTCACCAATACCTGGAAATGAAAAAGATGTTTCAAAAATTGTTGATAATCTGTTTCAGCTTGGCGCAAAAGTAGTATACGGAAATTCGAGCATTACCGGTATGCACGTATCGGGTCATGGCTATCAAGAAGATTTAAAAATGATGCTGACACTTATGAAGCCAAAATATTTTATTCCCATTCATGGAGAATACCGCATGCTTCATATTCATCGGTCACTGGCAGAAGCGGTTGGTGTTGAAAAAGGGCATACATTTATCCTTAAAAATGGTGAAATTGTTGACATTAAAGGCGGGGAAGCGCGGCAAACACGGGCTATTCCGGCAGGAGATACGTACGTGGATGGTACTGGAAGTGATGAAGTCGGTGAAATCGTATTGCGTGATCGGAAGCAACTATCCGAAGATGGGATGCTTGTGATTGTCGTCACGATCAGTAAATTCGATGGGTCCATTATTTCTGGTCCTGACAGTATTTCTCGCGGATTCGTCTATGCGAGAGAATCAGAAGGATTAATAAATGATATTAACGAAATTGCTCAAGCAGCTGTCGAAAACTTTAAAGAAGCCAATCCGTTTGCTATGAAAAAAGCGATTAAACACGCGGTAGATCAATATATCTTTACATTAAAAATGAAAAAGCCCATGATTTTGCCGATAATAATTGAAATATAA
- a CDS encoding metal ABC transporter substrate-binding protein gives MKKVALMITLLFVVLLTACGTNETGSTAGDGEKPTIKIGYLPITHAVPLYMQNDEKYEDYNLELVKFGSWPELMDALNTGAIDGASVLIQLAMNAKEKGIDLKAVALGHRDGNVLIGGKDINSVEELKGKSFAIPSRFSTHNILLYEMLKKHGIAYNEVDVIELPPAEMPAALAEGRIAGYVVAEPFGAISVALENGKVLYQSEEIWQDSIDCGLVLRGQFIKDNKELAGKFVDDYVAGGELAQGKDDHMHEVVGQYLTVEKNVLDISLDWISYDNLRIEQDSYTILRDALLEMGLSENPPSYEDFVDASFVN, from the coding sequence ATGAAAAAAGTAGCGTTAATGATAACACTGCTGTTCGTCGTATTGTTGACGGCGTGCGGGACGAACGAAACAGGAAGTACTGCAGGTGACGGGGAAAAGCCAACGATTAAAATCGGGTATTTACCGATTACGCACGCGGTTCCGTTATATATGCAAAATGATGAAAAATATGAAGATTATAATTTAGAGCTCGTGAAATTCGGTTCTTGGCCTGAGCTGATGGATGCACTGAATACTGGTGCAATTGATGGGGCATCTGTATTAATCCAATTAGCGATGAACGCAAAGGAAAAAGGCATTGACCTAAAAGCAGTCGCACTTGGTCATCGTGATGGCAATGTATTAATTGGAGGTAAGGATATAAATTCCGTGGAAGAACTGAAAGGGAAATCTTTTGCAATTCCAAGCCGGTTTTCAACACACAATATTTTGTTGTATGAAATGCTGAAAAAGCATGGCATTGCTTACAATGAAGTGGATGTTATCGAATTGCCTCCAGCGGAAATGCCTGCTGCTTTAGCGGAAGGGCGTATTGCTGGTTATGTAGTTGCGGAGCCGTTTGGTGCGATTTCTGTTGCATTGGAAAACGGAAAAGTGCTTTATCAGTCAGAAGAAATTTGGCAAGATTCAATTGATTGCGGCTTAGTATTGCGCGGTCAGTTTATTAAAGATAATAAAGAATTGGCAGGGAAATTTGTCGATGACTATGTAGCAGGCGGAGAGCTTGCACAAGGGAAAGACGATCATATGCATGAAGTCGTTGGGCAATATTTAACAGTTGAAAAAAATGTATTGGATATTTCATTAGATTGGATTTCCTACGATAATTTACGCATTGAACAAGACAGCTATACGATTTTACGTGATGCATTACTGGAGATGGGATTATCCGAAAACCCTCCTTCCTATGAAGATTTTGTTGATGCTAGCTTTGTAAATTAG
- a CDS encoding ABC transporter yields MSTVKIEIKEVSKSYGEKGPTVLKDVSFNINHGEVIAILGKSGCGKSTLLNCIGGFETIDQGQIMLDGTAVTKPSKRCIMLMQNYGLLPWRSVRKNVELGIENSNLPTADITKRAAHYLQMVGLEDRANALPSELSGGMQQRVAIARALAIQPEVILMDEPFGALDTFTRYYLQDELKQIQQREKMTIVLVTHDIDEAIYLADRILIMKPNPGEIHKEVVLKLPKDRNRADADFQHYREIIFNEFQFTHDKAAIEFNI; encoded by the coding sequence TTGTCGACAGTTAAGATTGAAATTAAAGAAGTTTCAAAGTCGTATGGGGAAAAAGGTCCGACAGTTTTAAAAGATGTTTCTTTTAATATAAATCACGGTGAAGTCATTGCCATTCTTGGGAAAAGCGGTTGTGGTAAAAGTACATTGTTAAATTGTATCGGTGGCTTTGAAACGATTGATCAAGGACAAATCATGCTTGATGGGACTGCCGTTACAAAACCTAGTAAGCGCTGTATTATGCTTATGCAAAATTACGGGCTGTTGCCATGGCGCTCTGTTCGAAAAAATGTGGAGCTCGGTATTGAAAATTCGAATTTACCGACTGCTGACATTACAAAAAGAGCGGCCCATTATTTACAGATGGTCGGTTTGGAAGACCGTGCTAATGCATTGCCTAGCGAACTTTCAGGTGGTATGCAGCAACGAGTCGCAATTGCCCGTGCGCTAGCCATTCAACCGGAAGTTATTTTAATGGATGAACCGTTTGGAGCGCTTGATACATTTACACGCTATTATTTACAGGATGAATTAAAACAAATTCAGCAACGCGAGAAAATGACAATTGTATTAGTAACCCACGATATTGATGAAGCAATTTATTTAGCAGATCGCATCCTTATTATGAAGCCTAATCCAGGTGAAATTCATAAAGAAGTTGTGCTGAAGTTGCCAAAGGACCGCAATCGTGCTGATGCAGATTTTCAACATTACCGCGAAATCATTTTTAATGAATTCCAATTTACTCATGATAAAGCAGCAATTGAATTTAACATTTAG